A genomic region of Ciona intestinalis unplaced genomic scaffold, KH HT000177.2, whole genome shotgun sequence contains the following coding sequences:
- the LOC100185538 gene encoding nucleolar protein 6-like, protein MESLENEAIPRKKSKLTYSELYKPPTNEELTNLRETTSMFGSNLVKLQIKEILAEISISTKQRSLIDDYLHSLHDVIMAVPPREQTTLSDHRWLGNVRFPFVENPRKVKGNMIFMAPVDIKVVGSYQLDTGLNQHVDVDLLIVMPQACMQEKDIMNQRYFRKRALYLAYIADYLHGNDLVSKVDFSYFCDETMKPVVHITPHEPLKHITIRLHARPEVDFKLERFLPSKNNVRWNWFHDTKDEGEGITSHCLVLYGWGLGQSLNHRFFTHIEQNRNGEVCSHPSLQQPDVNGPTHATHSHCASNIQGFLEFKNAIKLIKTWLHQRELNKGFGCFSGFIASMLLHHLLTINKINKIMSSFQIVRNFFQFIATSDWKTRGIGTNNESILKEFHEHHEVVFVDAGGRINFCAGMPSLLYDLVRHEAETSLTALDSHRDGFNVVFMSPAPFVRKFDYIINVCKLKVLKQSTVTIDRKLADTGGQYITSLIASMSDAIVRGLGHRVDLCGVRTHSYKQWPIMENPPTWYQSSTGLSFGLNLNQDFAFDQLEKGPSADSAEATKFRDFWGEVSELRRFKDGSVCESVLWGVEGREVPTHVCKHVLLRHCGIPTSALSFSTNQIEELITLPRKGNKYGKIMGYSGTGDEVVTTATRSYNELARTLRDLKTLPLTITNVQGVSPILRNTEVYPTPPFETSRVVRTIMVDGVKREIPVPGDLCPAFTKSIQVQCSLEGSGSWPQDPHALRRLKAAFHIAIVDELKPLYRCVTSQSHIDLIKDGFVFRISMVYPREVVVLQTHRTKDGMVKVRDTKESIELEKNIVKLPQLSSLLQGVHQRFHSFGRCCRVTKRWINSMLLSGHINDEVVDLLCSFIYLSPSPYNTPGSAQVGFLRFLHFVSTFDFNSTPVVVDFNDELTNDDVNHIHAYFHANRASLPPISIMNNKDRRASPWSTSGPSKIILRRMKDLARISLEKMESQISGGDKDINFKTILKPSLSAYDVIIRLKPQWIPRRFESEKYKPVKRKKSISSNICSDCLPVVNFDPMQLYVNDLKASFSELAMFFYDINGGCMVGVLWKPTAFQPKPFNASSSSCILQDDGNVVPDVPSIVEDFKILGDGVVDSIDLISNKWKI, encoded by the exons ATGGAAAGTTTAGAAAACGAAGCAATTCCGCGGAAAAAATCGAAGTTAACTTACAGTGAGCTGTATAAACCACCAACAAACGAAGAACTTACAAACTTACGCGAAACAACTTCGATGTTTGGATCAAATCTTGTTAAACTTCAG ATCAAGGAGATTCTCGCTGAAATTTCGATCTCGACGAAACAACGTTCGCTAATCGACGATTATTTACATTCACttcatgatgtcataatggccGTTCCACCAAGGGAACAAACAACA ttgagtGACCATCGATGGTTGGGCAACGTTCGGTTCCCGTTTGTTGAGAATCCTCGTAAAGTGAAAGGAAATATGATCTTTATGGCTCCTGTTGATATTAAAGTTGTTGGAAGTTATCAACTCGATACCGGGTTGAATCAACATGTTGATGTGGATTTGTTGATTGTGATGCCACAG GCATGCATGCAAGAGAAGGACATAATGAACCAGCGATATTTCCGTAAACGAGCTTTGTACCTCGCCTATATCGCTGATTATCTCCACGGCAACGACCTCGTGTCAAAGGTCGACTTCTCGTACTTTTGTGATGAAACAATGAAACCAGTGGTGCATATCACCCCACATG AACCACTGAAGCATATCACGATACGCCTCCACGCACGACCGGAGGTCGATTTTAAACTCGAGCGATTTCTCCCGAGTAAAAATAACGTGAGATGGAATTGGTTTCATGACACTAAAGATGAAGGTGAGGGCATAACTTCTCATTGCcttgttctatatgggtggggtcTGGGCCAAAGTCTAAACCATAGGttcttcacccatatagaacagaataggAATGGTGAGGTCTGCAGC CACCCCTCACTACAACAACCTGATGTTAATGGACCAACTCATGCAACCCACTCGCACTGTGCATCAAACATCCAAGGATTCCTAGAGTTTAAAAACGCGATAAAACTTATCAAGACGTGGCTGCATCAACGGGAACTGAATAAG GGCTTTGGATGCTTCAGTGGTTTCATCGCTTCAATGCTTCTTCATCATCTGCTAACCATcaataaaatcaacaaaattatGAGCAGTTTCCAAATTGTCCGGAATTTCTTTCAATTCATCG CTACAAGCGATTGGAAAACCCGTGGCATCGGAACCAACAACGAGTCGATATTGAAAGAATTCCACGAGCACCATGAAGTTGTGTTTGTTGATGCGGGAGGGAGGATTAACTTCTGTGCGGGAATGCCGTCGTTACTGTATGACCTG GTACGACACGAAGCCGAAACCTCGTTAACAGCTTTAGATTCACATAGAGATGGGTTTAATGTTGTGTTTATGTCACCGGCTCCGTTTGTACGAAAGTTTGATTATAtcataaa TGTTTGCAAGCTGAAAGTACTAAAACAATCAACCGTTACAATTGATCGTAAATTAGCTGACACTGGAGGGCAATATATAACCTCGTTGATAGCGTCGATGTCCGATGCTATAGTGCGTGGTCTTGGTCACCGGGTGGATCTATGTGGTGTACGAACACATTCGTATAAACAG TGGCCGATTATGGAAAACCCCCCAACCTGGTACCAATCATCCACTGGTTTGTCGTTCGGGTTGAATTTGAACCAAGACTTTGCATTCGATCAACTTGAGAAGGGACCTTCTGCCGATTCTGCTGAG GCGACAAAGTTCCGAGACTTCTGGGGGGAGGTTAGCGAGTTACGTCGATTTAAAGATGGTTCGGTTTGTGAGTCGGTATTGTGGGGAGTGGAGGGGAGGGAGGTCCCGACACATGtgtgtaaacatgttttgttgaG ACATTGCGGCATCCCTACCTCAGCTTTGTCTTTCTCCACGAATCAAATCGAGGAATTAATCACGTTGCCTCGGAAAGGAAATAAATACGGAAAAATTATGGGGTATTCTGGAACAG GTGACGAAGTTGTAACCACGGCAACTCGATCTTACAACGAACTTGCGCGAACTCTGCGTGACCTCAAGACCCTTCCCCTCACGATTACCAACGTGCAAGGGGTTTCCCCAATACTGAGAAACACGGAGGTCTACCCGACCCCGCCCTTCGAAACATCTCGCGTGGTTCGAACCATTATGGTTGATGGGGTGAAAAGAGAAATCCCGGTGCCCGGTGATCTGTGTCCTGCGTTCACTAAATCGATACAAG TACAATGTAGTTTGGAGGGAAGCGGTTCGTGGCCACAAGATCCTCACGCGTTACGTCGACTGAAAGCTGCGTTTCATATCGCCATTGTTGATGAACTGAAGCCATTGTATCGatgtgtgacatcacaatcacatATTGATCTCATAAAG GATGGCTTTGTATTTAGGATATCTATGGTTTACCCACGAGAGGTGGTCGTGCTACAAACTCATCGAACAAAAGATGGAATGGTGAAGGTGAGGGACACCAAGGAATCGATCGAACTCGAGAAAAATATCGTCAAACTTCCGCAACTGTCGAGTTTATTACAAGG GGTGCACCAGAGATTCCATAGCTTCGGTCGTTGTTGCCGCGTCACCAAACGTTGGATCAACTCGATGTTGTTGTCCGGACATATTAACGATGAAGTTGTTGATCTGTTGTGttcgttcatttatttatcaccAAGTCCGTATAATACGCCAGG ATCAGCACAAGTTGGGTTCCTGAGGTTTCTacattttgtttcaacttttgATTTCAATTCAACCCCGGTTGTTGTTGATTTCAATGATGAACTTACAA ATGACGACGTCAACCACATCCATGCATACTTCCACGCCAACCGAGCCTCCCTCCCCCCGATCTCCATTATGAACAACAAGGATCGTAGGGCATCACCATGGTCAACATCCGGACCTTCCAAGATCATCTTGAGGAGAATGAAGGACCTCGCGAGGATCTCACTCGAGAAGATGGAGAGCCAGATATCGGGGGGGGATAAGGATATTAATTTCAag acaATCCTCAAACCTTCATTGTCtgcttatgatgtcataatccgATTAAAGCCACAGTGGATTCCTCGTCGATTTGAATctgaaaaatacaaaccaGTGAAGCGTAAAAAAAGCATTTCTTCTAACATTTGCAGCGATTGTCTTCCCGTCGTAAACTTTGACCCCATGCAACTTTATGTTAACGATTTGAAG GCTTCATTCAGCGAGCTTGCGATGTTTTTCTACGATATCAACGGTGGTTGCATGGTCGGGGTGTTATGGAAACCAACTGCTTTCCAACCAAAGCCTTTTAAT GCTTCGTCATCTTCCTGCATCCTCCAGGATGATGGGAACGTCGTCCCTGATGTTCCGTCCATCGTTGAAGACTTTAAGATCCTCGGAGATGGAGTGGTCGATTCAattgatttaatttcaaataaatggaaaatataa